ATCGACTCTCAAGGTCGCGTGATTGGCACCTGGGCTGATGTACTCAACCGCGCTAACTTGGGATTTGAAGTAATGCACGAGCGTAACGCTCACAACTTCCCCCTCGACTTGGCCGCTGGTGTTGCTGCTCCTGTGGCTCTGACCGCTCCGGTTATCAACGGCTAAGAACTAGCTTAAGGCTGAATCGAAAGCGCCCTCAACAAGGGGGCGCTTTTTATTTTGGATTAAGTTGGATTAAAAGTTCTAGGAAGATGTCATGGCTTACTCAATCCAAGAGATGGATGCAACGGCTTTTGTTAAAGTCCGTGGCTCAACAGATTCCCAACAAATGTTTCTGACTTGGAGAGGTTCAATTTACTCCTTTGCTCCCGATGAGCCACAAAAGCATCTGTTTAACATCGTAGGAATGAGTGTGGGACGATTTATTGATAATCAGGATGGTAGCTGGTATCTCACCTCAAGGGAATTATCTTATTATCTCGATCCAATAACTGATCGTCCTCTCCGGACTTGGGAAAATCCCTGGACAGGAGAACGGCTAACAGTGATTCATGTTGCCAATAAATTGGTTCAACGTTTCATTCAAGGACGATTACAAGTTGGAGTAAATGGTGATACTGCTACGGTGTTTTTTAATTTGTTTTCTAATTATCCAAATCCTTTAAAGGATGAAAAATTTTTGGCTTACAGTCCCAATCCTAACTATCAATCCGTCGAACTGTTTAAATTTACAGCGGCAACGGATGAGCTTCTCGATCCAGAGAAATCTTCAGCTTCTCAAGTCATGCTTTCTTGGGATAGGGTTGGGCCTTGGCTTCCCTGGATGAAAATGGGAAATAAAGGGGGCCATCTTATCTATAGCGCTTTTGGAAACAAAGCCGACAGCTTTTCTGATTTACCCGAATTGCTTCAGGACGAAATTAACTCTCGCCTGCCTTTGTATAGAAATGCTCCTCATGCAAAATTAGACCAAGAAGATATGACTTCTTGGATGTATTTTCAACGGCATTTTGAGGCTTATCTTCGTGGGGATGTTTTTCCGCTGCCAGAGGCAGAGGATGAGTAATTTGTCCGTTTAGGGTATGCTCGTTAGTCTGTTTTTAATTAACTACAGAGGAACAGAGAGCGTAGAGATAGAGAAGGGGAGAGAGGTGGCTTTTTTCGCTTCCACGGCAGCTTGCAGACAGATTCTAACTAGGTTTGGGCTGTAGAGGCTAGGGAAATCAAACGATTACCTTGACTCAGCAATTTATGAGCTGCCAAAACTTCTTGTCTGGCCCATTGATCGGCTGCAATAATGTCTTCTAAAGACGGATTCTGGCAGTTATCCGCTTGGTGGCGATCGCACACGTATTCAATACAACGGGCAATATCCAAATATCCAATTTTTTCATCTAAAAAGAGCGCCACGGCCTGCTCATTTGCTGCATTTAACACCGCAGGCATGGAACCCCCGGCACGACCAGCGGCATAAGCTAACTGCATACAGGGATACTTTTGATGGTCGGGTTCTCTAAAGGTGAGACTGCCAGCTTTTACTAAATCGAGTTGTTCCCAATCAGTGTAAATGCGATCAGGCCAGGATAGGGCATAAAGAAGGGGTAAGCGCATATCAGGCCATCCCAATTGGGCTAAGACTGAGGTATCTTGTAGTTCAATCAGAGAGTGAATGATGCTTTGGGGATGGATAACGATGTCGATGCGATCATAGTCCATGCCAAAGAGGAAGTGAGCTTCAATGACTTCTAACCCTTTATTCATCAGGGTAGCAGAGTCGATTGTAATCTTGCGACCCATTGACCAGTTGGGATGCTTGAGGGCATCTGTCACTTTGGCTTCTGGTAACTTTTCTACAGGCCAATCTCGGAACGCGCCCCCAGATGCTGTCAACAGAATTCGGCGTAAGCCGTCTTTGGGTACGCCTTGAAGGCATTGGAAGATTGCAGAATGCTCTGAGTCAGCCGGTAGCAGCTTGACGCCATGTTTTTTAATTAACGGCAGTACGACTGGGCCACCGGCAATTAGGGTTTCTTTATTGGCAAGAGCAATATCTTTACCCGCTTCAATGGCAGCAATGGTCGGTAATAACCCAGCACAGCCGACAATACCTGTAACAACGATATCTGCATCGCCGTAACGGGCGACTTCCGCCACCCCAGCTTCACCTGCTAGCAAGATGGGTTGGGGGTCGAGGTCTTTTATCGCCTCTTTGAGTTCTGGTAATTTCTCTTCGACACAGATGGCGACAATTTCTGGTCGAAACTGCCGAATCTGAGACGCTAACATCTCTACATTACGCCCTGCTGCCAATCCCACAATCCGGAATTGGTCGGGGTACTGAGTCACAATATCTAAGGTTTGAGTGCCAATGGAGCCGGTTGAACCGAGAAGATTAATTGCTTTCACAATACTTTAAGAATTACGCCCCTTTTTAATATAAGGTGCTTTGGGCTACTGCTTTGCTGCCTTATATAGGAAATATTTAAGGATTAGACGTTTGGATGCTTCGGCCCATGCGCTAAAATCCAGTTTGCATAGCGGCGGACATACTCACGCTCGTCGGTCAGGCTCTTTTGTGCCGCCTCAAAAAGGCTTGGCGAGTCAAGAAACAGAGCCAGCCGCAACTGATCTTTAAACTGCTGAGCAAAGTCACCCGTGTGAAGGCGGTCTATGACGTAGCGAACGAGTCGAACACGCTGCTGTGGGGTAAGCGTGCAGTGCTTGAGACGGCGGCACATTAAAGCACGCGCACGACCGTGCCCAACGCCTTTGGTGTTGGATTCGATGAACTTAATGCAAGACTCTACTGCATCAGGGTCGTTGAGGCCAAGTCTATCGGCAAGATTAACAAAATATGTGTGTATCGCAGAGTTAACCTTGCGGTAGTCATGGCATCGAGCAGGGGCAGTAAAGTAGCTGTAACTTAGATGTTGCACCATTCACCATAAAAAAATCGCACCTCCTTAAACTGGAGATGCGACTAATTCTAAAGTTTAAAAGTCTTACTTGCGTCCCTTGTGTTGCCCTATAACCTGAATCAGTAGGGCTACTGAGCGAATCAGGACTGCGATCGCCAAGAGAGTTTCAGGTACACTGCTTCCTGTAGGCTGTGGGGGCAAGCTTTGCTCAACATGAGTTGGTACAGCAATAATTGGTTCGTTGGTCTGGACTGTTTGCTGAGTTTCAGATTCCATGATATTTCTCCTCAGAAAAATTAGGGTTTGGATTGAGGAGAAGCTTTGGTTAGCGCTAACTTTGCTTCACATTTTTAGAATCACTTAGCTGAAGGGGTTGCACAGCCTGACTTTTGCTTCATTTTTGGCACTTTAGAAAAACTGAGTCAAAATTGAAGCTAGTAATTAGCCAAATTGTGGTATGCATGGCTCGTATTAGAGCATCGGAAGAAGGAATAAAAAGGTTTAAGCAGGCGAGAAATCAGAAGGGATGGAATCAAGATGCTGATTCTTTAACCACTCGAATAGGTATTTCACGCTCAACTGTGCAGAGGTTTGAGCAAGGAAATCCAATTCGCCAAGACAGCTTTATTGCTCTTTGTAAAGCTGTTGGAATGGAGAACTGGGAAGCGATTGTTGGCAACAGCCCAACCCAGGCTTCATACATTGAGTTTGTAGCCTATGACGATGCGTGGGTTGGGCGAGAAACTCTGATTCAACAGTTGAGCGATCGCGTCCACTCTTCCTGTCGTGTCTTACTATTGGTTGGCATTACAGGTATTGGTAAAACGGCTTTGGCTGAACGTGTCGTAGAGGAATTGCGAGGAGATTGGAGGGAACACAGGGATAATTTTGAAGATGAGAATAAAGCTTCAGATTTTGCTAGTGTGGCGCTGCAATGGCTGGAGAAGTGGGGAGAAACTGTTCCGAATGAGGAGCGAAAACCAGAGCAATTGTTGCGGCGCTTAGTTAAACGCTTGCGGGAAAATCGGTATTTAATCCTCATGGATTCTCTGGAGTACCTATTGACAGGGAATGAAGAGGATGGCTGGGGTGATTTTGCCGATGAGTGGTGGGGTAAGTTTTTTGTAAGTTTCTTTGCAGAACCATCTTGTCAAAGTCGGTTCATTCTTACCTCTCAGGATTTGCCAACTAAGTTTGAGACAGCAGAATGCGATCGCTACAAAAATATCTGGTATTGCCAACTTTTGAAAGGATTAGAAATACCTGCTCAGGTAGCGTTATTTCAAAAAGCTGAACTAGATGGCGATTTGGAATTACCACATAGTCCCCTGCGAGTGATTGGGGAAGTTTATGACGGGCATCCTTTAGCCTTGCGGACAATCGCCGGAGAAATTAAGGGTTCTTATGGTGGCAAAGTCAGGGCTTACTGGAAAGAGAATAGTCGTTACATTGAAGAGGTAAAAGAGGCTATTGACGAAGCTCGTAACCAAGGAATAGTTAAAGGAGATGAGGATAGGTGGCAGTTAGCATCATACACCAAAGTTTTGCGAAGGAAAGTCGAAGAACGGATAGAGAAGACATTTGAACGGTTAAGAAATGATGTGTATGATGCCTATGTTTTGCTTTGCACTGCATCAATCTATTGCTGCGAAGTCAAAGAAAAGTGGTGGCTGATTAATTTAGAAGACGAGGGTTACACTGAGGAGCAACAAAAGGCTGCAATGGAAACTCTACGGGAACGATATTTAGTTGAAGATGGAGGAATTGACGATGAAGATAATCGGTTGGTGGGACAACATAATTTGATTCGCAGTGTTGCGATCGCTCACCGATTAATGCTACCAGAAAACTGAACGAAGAACTCCATCATGACAAATAACTTGACACCATCGGGTGAGTCAGTTTTGGAACAGTTAGGTATCAATCCTAATAATCTCCGTGCCGATTTTCCAACTCGCGAACAGCGTCTTCAGTACAGAGCAGTTGTACAGTGGCTCACAGATTATCAACCCAAGTTAGATGCTACTAATTTAGAGAAAGTAAAGGGGCCTTTGGAAGCATTTCACCACCTTAGTGAAGTAGAAGCTTGGGAAAAAGCTAGTAAAATCCTTGGCATTTACCTCGATACGCCTACTAATGAACAATTACATGAGCAATTAGGGACTTGGGGCTACTATCATGAACGAATTGACCTGTACAGCAGACTTTTAGGCAAGTTGAGTCCAAGGCCAAATGCTATAACGCTGAGTGGTTTGGGTAATACTTACCACGCTCTCGGAGCCTATGAGCAAGCTATTGAATACCATCAACAGTGTTTGACCATTGTACGAGAAATTGGTAATCGCCTAGGAGAAGGGAATACGCTGGGTGATCTGGGCCGTCCCTACTGTGCTTTGGGAAAATATGATCAAGCTCGTGAGTACTATCAGCAGCACTTAGTAATAACTAGGGAGATCGGCGATCAGCGAGGGGAAATGAATGTCCTAAACGATCTAGGTAATGTCTTTTATTTCCAAGGAGAGTACACTCAAGCCATTGAGTACTTTCAAAAGAGTTTAGCCCTCACCCAAGAAATTGGTACTCGCCAATGTGAAGCAGTGGCACTGGGAAATTTGGGGAATGCCTACAGCTTTGCAGAAAGGTATGAACAAGCAATGGAGCATTATGAGCAATGCTTGAATATTGTGAGAGAAATTAGCTTTCGGGTCGGCGAAGTAAGGGCGCTATGCGGTTTAGGTGGTGTTTATATATCTAAAGAAGACTATAACCAAGCGATTGAATACTTGCAAAATAGTTTGATCATTGCACGAGAAATTGGTGATAGCCGAGGGGAAGGAGCGGCGTTAGAAAGTTTAGGTAGTACCTACCGTTCTTTACAAGAATATAATCTTGCAATGAACTATTATCAACAGAGTTTAGCTATCGCAAAAAAGATTGGTGACTTCCGAGGTGAAGAAATGGCATCTAGCGACATAGCATGGTTGTCCATGACAACAGGAGTATTTACAGACACTATCGAAGATTCTTAGAAAAATTAGTGAGTGAATAAATATCAGAATGAAGTACTACTGCTGATGGGGGGCTGTGAAGAGACAGCAAAGCGTGATCGCGTACAATCAGCAGCATTTATCCCTCTTATAAGAAACGTTACCGCAGACGAAGCGCTCACACTCTAGCTCTTGAGTATTGCGATCTCGCCTTATCCTAGGTAAAATACCCCCTGCTTTAAGCTGCCTTTTAGAGGCGGTTATTCTACTCAGCTTGATTTTCGTTTGGTATTACCACTATAAAATTATAGCCATTACCGAGATATTATTTTTATATTTTAAACTGGATCGATAACTA
This genomic interval from Microcoleus sp. AS-A8 contains the following:
- a CDS encoding DUF1838 domain-containing protein, with translation MAYSIQEMDATAFVKVRGSTDSQQMFLTWRGSIYSFAPDEPQKHLFNIVGMSVGRFIDNQDGSWYLTSRELSYYLDPITDRPLRTWENPWTGERLTVIHVANKLVQRFIQGRLQVGVNGDTATVFFNLFSNYPNPLKDEKFLAYSPNPNYQSVELFKFTAATDELLDPEKSSASQVMLSWDRVGPWLPWMKMGNKGGHLIYSAFGNKADSFSDLPELLQDEINSRLPLYRNAPHAKLDQEDMTSWMYFQRHFEAYLRGDVFPLPEAEDE
- a CDS encoding tetratricopeptide repeat protein; its protein translation is MTNNLTPSGESVLEQLGINPNNLRADFPTREQRLQYRAVVQWLTDYQPKLDATNLEKVKGPLEAFHHLSEVEAWEKASKILGIYLDTPTNEQLHEQLGTWGYYHERIDLYSRLLGKLSPRPNAITLSGLGNTYHALGAYEQAIEYHQQCLTIVREIGNRLGEGNTLGDLGRPYCALGKYDQAREYYQQHLVITREIGDQRGEMNVLNDLGNVFYFQGEYTQAIEYFQKSLALTQEIGTRQCEAVALGNLGNAYSFAERYEQAMEHYEQCLNIVREISFRVGEVRALCGLGGVYISKEDYNQAIEYLQNSLIIAREIGDSRGEGAALESLGSTYRSLQEYNLAMNYYQQSLAIAKKIGDFRGEEMASSDIAWLSMTTGVFTDTIEDS
- the dxr gene encoding 1-deoxy-D-xylulose-5-phosphate reductoisomerase codes for the protein MKAINLLGSTGSIGTQTLDIVTQYPDQFRIVGLAAGRNVEMLASQIRQFRPEIVAICVEEKLPELKEAIKDLDPQPILLAGEAGVAEVARYGDADIVVTGIVGCAGLLPTIAAIEAGKDIALANKETLIAGGPVVLPLIKKHGVKLLPADSEHSAIFQCLQGVPKDGLRRILLTASGGAFRDWPVEKLPEAKVTDALKHPNWSMGRKITIDSATLMNKGLEVIEAHFLFGMDYDRIDIVIHPQSIIHSLIELQDTSVLAQLGWPDMRLPLLYALSWPDRIYTDWEQLDLVKAGSLTFREPDHQKYPCMQLAYAAGRAGGSMPAVLNAANEQAVALFLDEKIGYLDIARCIEYVCDRHQADNCQNPSLEDIIAADQWARQEVLAAHKLLSQGNRLISLASTAQT
- a CDS encoding photosystem II q(b) protein, yielding IDSQGRVIGTWADVLNRANLGFEVMHERNAHNFPLDLAAGVAAPVALTAPVING
- a CDS encoding helix-turn-helix domain-containing protein, whose product is MARIRASEEGIKRFKQARNQKGWNQDADSLTTRIGISRSTVQRFEQGNPIRQDSFIALCKAVGMENWEAIVGNSPTQASYIEFVAYDDAWVGRETLIQQLSDRVHSSCRVLLLVGITGIGKTALAERVVEELRGDWREHRDNFEDENKASDFASVALQWLEKWGETVPNEERKPEQLLRRLVKRLRENRYLILMDSLEYLLTGNEEDGWGDFADEWWGKFFVSFFAEPSCQSRFILTSQDLPTKFETAECDRYKNIWYCQLLKGLEIPAQVALFQKAELDGDLELPHSPLRVIGEVYDGHPLALRTIAGEIKGSYGGKVRAYWKENSRYIEEVKEAIDEARNQGIVKGDEDRWQLASYTKVLRRKVEERIEKTFERLRNDVYDAYVLLCTASIYCCEVKEKWWLINLEDEGYTEEQQKAAMETLRERYLVEDGGIDDEDNRLVGQHNLIRSVAIAHRLMLPEN